The window ATTTTTATTTTACTGGGCGAACAATTACCGGGTATGTGGGCCAATATGCCAGAGGTTGCACAAGCTGCGGGGGCGAGCCATCCTTGGATGCTATTTGCTTATGTGGCCATCATTACGGTGGCTCTGGCGATTTTGCGTTTTGGCTGGGTTTGGATCTCAATGACGTTAACCGTATTCCATAACCGTCGCCGTGGTAAAGAAGCGGATGTGGTTCATATTCGTATGATGGCGGTTATGGCGACGGCGGGGGTGCGTGGTGCGATTACATTAGCGGGTATTTTAACGCTGCCACTATTAATGCCAGACGGATCTTTATTCCCAAATCGTGATGTCGCTATTTTCTTAGCGATGGGCGTTATTTTGTGTTCATTATTGATTGCCAGTATTGCATTGCCGATTTTAACGAAAGGCTTAGTACAGGATTTACCGTATGATAATGACGAAATTCGTGCTCGTTTAGCACTCAATGAAGCGGCTATGGCGCATTTGCGTGAGTTAATGAATCACCCTTCGGAGGATATGGATGAAATTGCCATGCGTACCGAGGTTGGGGCGCAGTTGTTAGAAATTTATGGCCGACGACTGGATAATACCGATGAAACTGAATCTGATGTCTATGATTTACATCGAATGATAGAAATGGAACGGGAGATGTCTCGCTCAGCACTGAAAGCGAAACGCGATGCGTTATACCAAATGCGCAAAGGGAAAAACATCAATGAGCGCGTTTACCATCGTTTGCGTGATGAGCTGGATTTAAAAGAAGAAACGTTAAATCATCATAAAAGTGGTAAACATTAACCTAATTTATTGAGATGATAGAAGGCCTGAAAGTGATAATTCAGGCCTTTTGATTAGGTAGGGTAAACATGTCATCAGGGAGATACACATGGATAAGTATCAATTTACCGAAAAAGAAATAAACCGAATTTGGGATCAGGCTATCTTTATTTCTCATGTAAATGAAAAAAAAGGGTTTCGGCAAGACGAGCAGGGGTGCTGGATCCGCCGTAGTGAATATGGCAACTCACAAAGCGAATATGGTTGGCTACCTATCAAAGTTAGGAAAACGAACGGTAAACTGGAGGCGAGTGATTTTATCCCATGCCATTGGTCCATGGTGGCTGAGCAACAGCCATTTTTGCACCATCAATCCAAATTAAAAATAGTGCCATTTGATAGTGTGAGTCCTACCAAGCTCGAACAACTTTGGGCATGCACAAAGCCGCATTCTTATGAAAATGAAGCGAAAGGATTTCGTCTTGATACCTTCGGAAATTGGATTGGGCGTAGCCTGTATGGTGCGGCCGATAGCCCGTTTGGTTGGTGTGTTGTTTTAGTTGAAGGTGATTGCGATGCTCATGAGCAGGAAGAAGCGAAAATATTCCCTGCTAACCTTCAATACATACGGCAGCTTCTGGCTTCTGGGAAAACGGTCTCAACTTCAAAAGGATGGACGACTGAGGATAGTGTCGAGTTAGCTGTACAAGGATTAGATATCGGCATCAATGTCGCCGGTTCCATCGTGGCATCAGCCATCATGCTACCCTTTTCTTTCTTACAATAACCGTTAAAAAATAAAATGGTCGCATTTGAATTTGAAAAAGATATTGTTTAGTGTGCCTTTGTATTTTGGGAACTTAGCTATGTTTACTGTTGTTACTTATTTAGACATTATTACCATCACTTAGTGGTGGGAATACGTGACAGCTAAAACCCGCCAAACAAGGCGGGGTGAGGTTGTTGACAAAGCGGGAGAAAAGCGTGGTTTTGCAACATTGTGTTATCGAGCACATCCATACTTATTAGACTACCCTGAAATTCGTTGAATAAAGTTTGATGGGCTTTGCCCCAACCACTTTTTAAACATTGTTGAAAACGACCCCACACTGCTGTAACCCAAGTCAAAGGCGACCTCGGTAATCGATTTCCCCGCAGAGATATGGGTGATAGCACTGAGTAAACACGCTTGTTGACGCCAATCTGAAAAAGACAACCCGGTTTGAGCCCCGAAAAACCGACTGAAAGAACGCTCACTTTTGTGTAGCTTTGCCGCCCACTCTTGGGGAAGAGACGTGATTTGGGGGGCTTTTAAAAATTCACGACACATTTGGGCTAGGTGCTCGTCCCGTGGGATCGGCGCATAAAATGGTAACGGTTCTGCTCGAGCAATTTCGTGTAAGATCAGTTGGATCATTACACCATCGCGACCGTGAAGATCATATTCGATCGGCGTATCTACCGCTTCCAGTAACAACTGGCGAAGCAATGGAGAAACTCTAAGCACTTCACACTTATTCCCTCTGCGCGGAGCGGCACTCGGTTCGATATACAAGCTCCGAGTGCTGACATTCAACATGCGTGTTTCATGGGGGGTATTGCAAGGGATCCACACACCACTATCTGGGGGGATAACCCACTCACCATCATCTGTACTCACTTCAATCAACCCTGTCGCGCCATATAAAAACTGTGCACGACGGTGAACGTGAGAATCCAGTAAAACATTCGGTAGATAGTCTGTCCCGATAGCAAGAACATCACGGGGAACTGCATCAACGGTTTTAAGAGGAATATTTCGCATAGCAATTTCTTATTGGCTGAAATTCAAACATAACGATTTATTTTATGAATATAGGCAATTTTTATTGATATAACCACATGTTTTCCATGGTTGGCTGAAATTCCGATCTCTTTGGCTGTTTTTCAAAAGTTGGTTATGTGGGAAATGTTTACTCTATCGCGGCAACCTAATGTACGCCTGAGGTAGAGTTATCATGGAAAATTACAATGATCAGAATGATGAGCAAGTCGGACTGATTGGATCGTTAACCCGTCGTCGGTTTATTCAAGGCAGCTCTGCCCTCATGGCTGTCCCATTTATTGCCGCTAATGCGGTTGCATCAACCCCCGAAAACGCCGATATCATCCCAACAAAAACCATTAATAATGAGGGGGAGCGCGTGGTTTCCACTTGCAGTAGTTTTGACTGTGGGGGGAAATGCGATATTCGTGCCCATGTGAAAGAGGGGGTTGTGACACGCATTAGTACGCGACCGGACGCAGATCTCGATGAAGAAATGCCCATCATGCGCGCTTGTGTGCGTGGACGTAGCTATCGAAAATTTGTTTACCACCCTAACCGCCTGAAATACCCAATGAAACGTGTTGGTAAACGTGGAGAAGGGCGCTTTGAGCGGATCAGTTGGGAAGAAGCGACGACGTTGATTGCCAGTAATATGCAACGCATCAACGAACAATATGGCCCAGCATCACGTTTTGTGAGCCTGAGTACTGGGGTTACTGGTGGTATTTTCTCCGGCGCGAATATGCTACGCCGCCTATTTAATATCACAGGCGGTTTTCTGGAAAATTACCACTCAGTGAGTAATGGCAATACCATGGCGGTCACTCCTTATACCTATGGAACGTCAGCCAGTGGAAGCACATTAGACACACTCGAAGAGACGCCATTAGTGATTTTATGGGGGCATAACCCCAATGAAACCATTTTTGGGCATTCGAATCATTATTTCCAGAAAATGAAGAAAAATGGCACCAAATTTATTGTTGTCGATCCGCGCTATTCCGACACCGTATCATCATTAGCTGACCAATGGATCCCGATCTTGCCGACCACGGATAACGCCATGATGGACGCAATGATGTATGTGATCATCAGCGAAAATCGCCATGATCAGGCCTTTATCGATAAATACACTATTGGCTTTGATGAACACCAGATGCCTGACGGTGTGCCTGAAAATGAGTCATTGGTGGCATATTTAATGGGGAAAAAGGATGGTGTCGTGAAGACCCCTGAATGGGCTGAGCCGATAACCAAAGTCCCCGCTGACACTATTCGCCAGCTAGCACGTGAATATGCAAGTACTAAACCTGCCGCACTAATGCAGGGATGGGGACCTCAACGCCATATTTGTGGCGAACGTTCAGCCCGCGGTGCAACGTTGTTAGCCACTATCACCGGTAATGTGGGGGTAAAAGGGGGTTGGGCGGCAGGTTATGGGATGGCTGTCACGCCTGATTTACGTAAAACATTAGCGGGGCCAAGCTTATTCGAAAACCCAGTTAAGGCGAAAATCAACATCACCAATTGGGTGCAAGCCTGTGAGGATAAAAATCTGGTCACCCCAGATAATGGTCTGAAAAATGCAGAAAAACTCGATACTGAGATCAAAATGATTTTCTCATTAGCGGGTAATTATATGACTAACCAAAACCCTGACATTTTACATGCAGCTAAGGTGTTGGAAGATGAAAGCAAGGTCGAGTTTATTGTATACAGCGACCTGTATATGACACCGAGTGCCAAATACGCCGACATTTTGTTGCCGGAAACCAGTTTTTTAGAGCGCTGGAATGTCGGGGGGACTTGGGGAACGGGTAACTACATTATTCTTTCTGAAAAAGTGATTGAACCTGAATTTGAACGTCGTAGTGATTATGAATGGTTGTGTGACGTGGCTGAAAAACTTGGCGTAGGCGAGAAATTTAGCGAAGGTCGCACGGAAAAGCAGTGGATTGAACATTTAGTGAATGATGCACACCAAAAACGCCCTGAGGATGGCATTCCGACCTTTGATGAGTTGCTGGTTAAACGACGTCACTTACTGAAACACAAACCGCATATCGGGCATGTGGCTTTTGAAAAAAATATTCACGACATTGAAAACCACCCGTTTGAAACGCCGTCCGGAAAAATTGAAATTTTCTCTAAGCGGTTGTATGACCGTAACGATGTTGATATTCCTGCATTATCCCATTATGTCCCTGCTATTGAGGGGCCTGAAGACGAATTAACGTCACGTTTCCCATTGCAGCTTATTACTTGGAAAGGTCGTAACCGAGCCAATTCAACGCAATTTGCGAATCCATGGTTGCAGGAAGTCCAGCGTCAAGAGCTGTGGATCAACCCTATTGATGCAAAACACCGTCACATTACTGAGGACGATCGCGTGAAAGTGTATAACGATCGCGGGGTCACGATGGTGCCCGTAAAAATTACCTCGCGGATCATGCCAGGCGTGGTGGCACTGCAAGCTGGTGCATGGTGGCAACCCGATGAAAACGGTATCGACCAAGGTGGGTGCGCCAACGTATTAACCTCGGCGCGTAGCACTGCAATGGCCCATGGAAATGCCCATCAGACATTATTGGTGGAGGTGACAAAAGCATGAGTAAATTCCACGTTTATCCCGCAGTGAGTGACAAACAACTCGGGTTTTATATTGATTCGGCGCGTTGTTCTGGTTGTAAAGCGTGTCAGGTGTCCTGTAAAGATAAAAACAATCTCGATGTCGGACGAAAATTCCGTCGTGTATACGAAGTGACCGGTGGCGAGTTTATTGAAAACGGCACAGGTGGGCTGGTGAATAATGTCTTTGCTTATACATTATCCATTTCATGCAACCACTGTGCCGACCCAATGTGTGTCAAAAATTGCCCAACAACCGCAATGCATAAACGTGAAGGAGACGGCATTGTGATGGTCAATACGGATAAATGCGTGGGTTGTGGTACCTGTGCGTGGTCTTGCCCATATGGTGCACCGCAAATGAACCCTGAAACACAGCAAATGTCCAAATGCGATTTTTGTATTGATCTGCAACTTAAAGGTGAACAGCCCGTTTGTGTGGCAACGTGCCCGCTAGGGGCTATCCAGTTTGGTCCAATTGACGAGCTCAGAAAGCGTTATGGTGAATTAGCAGATGTGAGGGGATTACCAGACTCTTCGATTACGCATCCTAACCTTGTGATCCATCCACACCAAGGTTCAGGTCGACAATCTCAAGACTCACAAGGAGAAGCCAAATGAACGAATGGCCATTATTGTTATTCACATTTTTAATGCAAACATCCATTGGGTTGAGTGTGATGTTAGCGCTTTTTGCAAAAAAATTATCCGCTAATTTAACAGGCAAAACTCACTCACAGTTTTTGCTGTGGTATGTATTTGTCGCCTGCGCATTTGCGGGGATCGGCTTATTGTCCTCAATCACCCACCTAGGGGTTCCTTTGAATGCGCCGAATTCACTGCTGAATATTTTTTCATCGTGGTTAAGCCGTGAAGTGGTATTCACCGCCACCTATTTTGCTTTTCTTGGGCTAACCTTTTTATGGCTATGGTTTAAAAAAGAGTTGTCTTACTTGTTACTGGGATTGGCGGTTATTGCCGGGCTTTGCGATGTGTATGCCATGGCATCAATCTATCGTTATACATCAATGCTAACTTGGATGAATGATAATACCTACCTGATGTTTTACGGCACCATGCTAACGGCTGGTGCGGCGGGGTATTATTTATTAATCAGTCTATTATCGCGCTTTAATGGGGGGCGTTCTACGGTACAAATCCCCACTCGCGGTCTGTGGATCTTATGGGCAGTTATTGGTGTTAGCTTAATTATTCGTTTGGTTTATCAACCTACTTATGAAAGTTACCTTGTCCATACCAGTTATAATAACGAATCGATAACTTTTCCGGTGGATTCCATCCGCGCTTATCAAGGGATTTGGTCATTACGTATCACAAGCTGGATTGTGGGGATGTTAGCGGTGATCGTTTTAGGGATTGGCATATTCCGACAGATGCGTACAACCTCAAGTGAGGTATTAACCTCAAATGGTCAGGGCTATTTATTACTCGGGTGTGGTTGCGCGATGGTTGCTGAGTTTATGCTGCGTTATTGCTTTTACGCTATTCATATTTAAGGCAATTGTAATACATTTTTTAGGGCGTCACGGTAATTATGATCCATTTTTCACATTACGCAGCGGCATTTAATATTTTGGGTACTTGCTATCTGTTTTCACCCAATGATGATGCCAGTCACTATGCATTAAGCTTTTTTAAACTAGATGATTTTGCTGCTCAGTGGCCCTGTAAAATCAGTACGCCGCTTAGTGAACGCATTTCGGCGTCGCTAAAAATAGAAACGGCAACACTGCATACTCAGTGGACAGATTTATTTATTGGTCCCAATACATTACCCGCCCCACCATGGGGCTCGGTATACCTTGACCCGGAAGGCGTATTGCAAGGCTGTTCTACGATGGCATTGAGTGAGTTTTTAAAACGGGAGCGTTTAAAAATTCAGACGCGTTATCCAGAGCCATCAGACCATGTTGGCTTAATGTTATTTCAAGCGGCGGTTTTAGCTTCACAAGTTAGAGAGGCGGCATTAAAAGCGTTGTTGAATGACCATCTGGGGAATTGGTTACCACAATTTTCTCAGCAATTAAATCGAACAAAGCAGAGCCCTTTTTATAATGCGCTAACGGAATTAACCTTGGTGACTGTCAGGTCACTAATATAGCTATTTATTCAATATTTTTGATACTTAAATGATTAATTAAACATAATATTTGAATGATGAAATAGTTAATAATTTATAATTAAATGAACATTGATTTAGTTATAAGAAATGCAAATTAAAATGATTCTTACTTTATATTTTTAAGCCATAATGCGTTTTTAAGTCATACTACTTAATGATGTCTATGAAAACTTAAAGGGGTATAAAGTGGTCAATCTATTTAATCGGCTATTGTCCCATGAAGATGCGGGGAAATTACTGTTACGCTTTGCTGTGGGCGGGTTGATGCTATTCCACGGAATGAGTAAGTTATTAACGGGAGCCAGTGGTATCAAAGCATTGCTGGCTTCTTATGGCTTGCCTGAATTTATCGCTTACGGCACTATTTTAGGAGAGGTGGTTGCCCCTATTTTTATTATTTTAGGGATTTTAACTCGCCCATCTGCCTTATTAGTGGCATTCACCATGGTGGTTGCATGGTTAATGATTGGGTTAGACAAAACCTTTGTTCTTGATAAAACAGGAGCATGGGCGATTGAAAGCATTGTCTATTTCTTCCTGAGTTCACTTGCGCTGGCATTTATGGGAGCAGGGAAATTTTCGATTATCAAAAACCCGTGTTGGCGATAAGTTAGTTTTTATTAAGTTTTGACATTGCCTTTGAAAAAAGACCATCAAAAATTTTCTGATGGTCTATTTTTTTGCCTAAAAATGGGCGTTTCAAGATAAACGATAGTTTTGCAATATTGGTAGTTTAAGCCATTTTAGCTATAATAGACATTCAAGCCATTTTATATTGTCGGTGATATATGGAAACTATCTCAGCACAGGTTGCTAAAAATCAATTTGGTGATTTGTTGATGAAAGTTCAACGTGCGCCTGTTGAAATAAGCAAGCACGGTAAACGTGTTGCTGTTGTTATCTCTGCGGACGAATATGATCAGCTTATGCAATTAAAATTACAGAGCCTAAAAGCGGTTTTGGCGGAATCTATTGCACAAGCAGAACGCGGTGAATTTCATAGCATAGATGATGTATTTGCTCCGTTGACTGGGGATGAACTTGATAATAAGGCTTAAGGATGAGCGTTAGGTTTACTCAGAAAGCGAAAGGACATATCCACTCAATTAGGCTTTATTCTATGCGTAGATGGGGGGCTAATGTTGCAGAGGCTTATGCTAACTCATTACGAGTGACAATGACCGATATACTCGCGCCCCAGCCATCTCTTGGTCGTGATCGTAGTGAAGATTTGTATTTGGGTGTTTTCAGTTTCCCTGTTGAAAGCCATATTATTTATTATCGAAAAGCGCCTGAAGGTATTGAGGTGCTGGCAGTATTACATCATACACAAGATCCCCATTCTCATTTATAAAAATCCGTTCTGGCAATAAGTTAATCTTGATTAGGCTTTTGTGATTACTTTTGAAAAAAGACCATCAAAAATTTTCTGATGGTCTTCATTACCTCGAGCTTTCATTTTTATCCTTTCGATAGCGATCCACAAACCCACCGCCAGTATTGATGGAGGAGAACAGCCTCATGCGCATGTGATGATGAGTTTACGTGTGAATGACGGCATAGATCGCGCGCCTGACCAGTATTTTAAAAGGTTTAATGCAAAATATCCTGAGCGTGGTGGAGCTCAAAAGGATTCAGGGCATAGCTTAACGTTGACTGAACAGCGCGAGGCGCTGGTTGATTTGCGTGAGCGTTGGGCGGATACCCATAACCGTTATGTTTAAAATGTAGGGATTGAACAGGCGCGAATAGATCACCGTTCGCTGGCTGATCAAGGGATAGCACGATTGCCCGAGTATCACCTCGGTTTTGAAGCGTCAGGACGACTTTCTGAACTGGATAAACTAATGACTATCAAAGGACGAAATGAACCCGATACTGAGAGATGCGTAATGAGCGAATCTCTTTTGATGTAACGTATGAAAATAAATGATTTTTAGCGCATATAATAGAATGCTTGAAGATATGAATTTTTAATGGATTTTTATACTTTCTTAGCTTGAGTTCTCATTCCTTTTAGTGGCTTATCCCATTTAATAAATTTATTTCTCACATAATTTTTTATCTATTGTATATGTGGTTACCATTGTTGACGATTTATCCGTGCACCTAATGTAACCTTTTGATAAAAGGTTATTTTTCATGCCTAAAAAAATAACTAAGCTTATTAATAACCCTATTATTGCTATAAATAAAAGATATTTGAATATTTGGTTATTTAATTTTATTTCACTTGATGATTTTGCTGCTCGGTAAAAAATAAACGATAAATATAGGGTAAATGGGGAGACAAATATTAATGATGTAAAATATAGAGACAAAGTTATTTTGTCCTCTAATCTTAAATATTGGATGTATGTAGATAAAGAAATAAATACACTTAACAAAGAAATTACAATAAAAAACAATGAATTAAATTTATTCTTTGTATTATTATCCACGGCTAAGTGCCCTCCAGTTATTAAATATCGGTTGAGGGCTTCTTGTTTCAGCTTTAGCGCGGCGGTGAAATTTTAGGTCTCTTATTATGGATTCACTAATCCCTAATTCATTATCAAGCCAATACAAAATACCAACAATTACAAAACCTATGAAAAAGACACCTAAGGTTACTAGTATAACACTTGTTCCACCGGTTAATGCAGCCGTTACTAAGCCTCCTGTAACTGTTGCTGTTATTTGTGTACCAACAGCTAATTTTGCCATATCCATAGTTATGTTTACGAAAAAATTAACCAGTGTGTATTCATCCCTAAATATTAGTTCTACAACTCTATAAGCTGCAGAAAATACAATAGAAAAGCGAGCAGCCCCCACGGATACATTATTCATCCCCTGAGTACCTGCACCCATGTATAGAATTCGAGGGTTGTTTGCTAAATATCGAGTTCCGTCTAAGAACGTTCTAATTCCGGCATGACCTGATAGACGAATATAAACATTACCGTTTGGTCCTGTATATTGAGTTGCTCTAATATTGAAATTTCCAAACTCATTAATAATTCTGTCTACCCTGTATGCTTCATAAATATTTCCTGAGAATGAAGATACTATATCTCCAATATCAAATACCGTTTCTTTTGGATCTTTGAAAGGTGTCGGAGTCGATAGATTTTTTAAAATATAATCCGCTTCCTCAATGGTGATAACAGCTGCGACATTATCATCGTCTTTTTCGTTATTAAGGATACCCCTAATTTTTGTAAGATTTGCTTGGTAGTAAAGTTCATCATAGTTAGGGACGGTTTCAAAACTGAATTTATCATCAGCATCAATGAGTGTTTTTGAAACAGGGTCATATTTATATGCCATGCGACTCCTTGAATTTGGGTTATGGACTGTGAGTATAGCATAAGATATGCCACTCATTCGACAATAAATAGCCTAATGCTCCAATGTGGTACTAATCAAAATGGAGCGAAGCGACAACCATTTTTAGGATCATTAATTATTTTTTAGTACAACAGTACGAAAAAAATCATCCAATAAATGGCTATCTCGGCAAAAAGGCTCAGGAAATGCCAAACGCTCAGCACGTTCAATACTCTCAGCCACTAACGCATCTATTGCAGGACGCCTTGCACCGTAATGGCTTTCATCGACGTTCGACTTTATTTCTAACAGCTCTTTAATCTCTGCCAACACAAGTTTATCGGTAACTGTTGCGGCCACTAACTCTGAAAAGGCCATCGGTGGCATATTTTTATGTATTGCTATCCAGCGTAACGCTAAAATCGCTCTAAGTAGATAAAAATACTTTTTCAGTTTGACTTCCTTACCTTTAAAATCCGTATGTAAGTTGCGTTTACTAATTGATAAATAATGATATCGGGACTTTAATGGTGAATAAAATTTTGTGGCAAGTTCCTCTAACTCAGCAAAAAAGTCTTCGTCTTTAAAATAAACGATAGGGGAATGTAGCCATTCGATTAATGCGGGGTTTGAATTGCGCATTAATCTCAACGCTTTGGATAATTCCCAGCCCGATATATCTAGCTCATCATCTATCGGTTTTTCTATTACATCCCGTTTGGGGTCGAGAGTTAAGTACCAGTCTAATTTATGCACATAGATAAACCGCACATCATAGTCGCTATCGCGGGAGGCAAAGCCCCAACCGCGACTGCCTGATTCACAAGCAAAAAGAATTTTAACGTGATGACTTTCTTCTATGTCTTTTAGAGTACTGCATATCCGTTCTTTCATTAGCACGGATACACTTCCGCTGTTGGTTTCCATACTTTCTCATCTTATTTACCCCTTCACACACACTACTTGGCGGAGGGTATGAACAATTTCTACCAGTGATGATTGAGCGGCCATCACCGCATCAATGTCTTTATACGCCATCGGAATTTCATCAATAACATCACTGTCTTTTCGGCATTCAACGTGTGCAGTCGCTATCTTTTGGTCATTTATGGAGAAACGTTTCTTGGCTTCAGTTCGGCTCATCACACGACCTGCACCATGGCTACAAGAACAAAAGCTCTCTTCATCACCCAGTCCGCGCACAATAAAGCTTTTTGCTCCCATTGAGCCAGGAATGATCCCCATTTGGCCTTTTCGGGCAGAAACAGCGCCTTTTCGTGTTACTAAAACTTCCTCACCAAAATGTTGCTCTTTTTGCACATAGTTATGGTGGCAATTGACCGCTTCTTGTTGTGTGGTAAACGGCTTTGGAATTTCACGGGAAAGCGCTTCCAATACGCGGTGCATCATCACTTCACGGTTATGGCGGGCGAAATCCTGCGCCCAACCCACAGCTTCCATATAGTCATTAAAATGCACGCTGCCTTCTTCAAAGTACGCTAAGTCCCTATCTGGCAAATTAGCGATATGCTGTTGCATATCTTTTTGTGCCAATGAAATAAATAGGTTACCTATCGCATTTCCCACCCCGCGAGACCCACTATGCAACATTACCCACACGCGGTCTTGCTCATCCAAACACAATTCAATAAAGTGATTTCCAGTTCCCAACGTCCCTAAGTGGTTGTAATGGTTAGTTCCACGCAATTTAGGGTACTTATCACAAATACGTTTAAAATCCTCATCTAAATGCGCCCAATGGGTGTCCACAATATCCGGTGTACGATGCCAAGCCCCTTTATCACGACCATGTCGATGGGTTGTTCGTCCATGAGGTACCGCTGCTTCAATGGCAAAACGAATATTTTGCAAGCTATCAGGCAAATCAGACGCGGTTAGGGATGTACGCACGGCGATCATTCCACACCCAATATCCACCCCAACCGCCGCAGGAATAATCGCTCCTTTGGTTGGGATCACGCTCCCGATGGTTGATCCTTTCCCAACATGCACATCTGGCATTACCGCTAAGTGTTTAAAAATAAATGGCATTTTTGCGGTGTTTTGTAATTGTGTTACTGCTTTCGGGTCAACGGGAACCCCGTTAGTCCACATTTTTACCGGTACGCCACTTTCTTGAATTATTTGATTAAAGTTATTATTACTCATTGTTATTCCTTAATTTTTACCAATCCATTTAATACTTGGTCTAATCCACCGTAAACGGAAATTTGATCGATTCGATGTGCAATACTTTCTAAGGTTTCTAGCTCTTTTAAGCGCAGCGCAACAGGGTTGTTTTCCATCACTTTTGCCGTA of the Providencia rettgeri genome contains:
- a CDS encoding type II toxin-antitoxin system Phd/YefM family antitoxin codes for the protein METISAQVAKNQFGDLLMKVQRAPVEISKHGKRVAVVISADEYDQLMQLKLQSLKAVLAESIAQAERGEFHSIDDVFAPLTGDELDNKA
- a CDS encoding DUF1240 domain-containing protein: MDNNTKNKFNSLFFIVISLLSVFISLSTYIQYLRLEDKITLSLYFTSLIFVSPFTLYLSFIFYRAAKSSSEIKLNNQIFKYLLFIAIIGLLISLVIFLGMKNNLLSKGYIRCTDKSSTMVTTYTIDKKLCEK
- a CDS encoding DoxX family protein — translated: MVNLFNRLLSHEDAGKLLLRFAVGGLMLFHGMSKLLTGASGIKALLASYGLPEFIAYGTILGEVVAPIFIILGILTRPSALLVAFTMVVAWLMIGLDKTFVLDKTGAWAIESIVYFFLSSLALAFMGAGKFSIIKNPCWR
- a CDS encoding dimethyl sulfoxide reductase anchor subunit family protein, with the protein product MNEWPLLLFTFLMQTSIGLSVMLALFAKKLSANLTGKTHSQFLLWYVFVACAFAGIGLLSSITHLGVPLNAPNSLLNIFSSWLSREVVFTATYFAFLGLTFLWLWFKKELSYLLLGLAVIAGLCDVYAMASIYRYTSMLTWMNDNTYLMFYGTMLTAGAAGYYLLISLLSRFNGGRSTVQIPTRGLWILWAVIGVSLIIRLVYQPTYESYLVHTSYNNESITFPVDSIRAYQGIWSLRITSWIVGMLAVIVLGIGIFRQMRTTSSEVLTSNGQGYLLLGCGCAMVAEFMLRYCFYAIHI
- a CDS encoding helix-turn-helix domain-containing protein, translated to MRNIPLKTVDAVPRDVLAIGTDYLPNVLLDSHVHRRAQFLYGATGLIEVSTDDGEWVIPPDSGVWIPCNTPHETRMLNVSTRSLYIEPSAAPRRGNKCEVLRVSPLLRQLLLEAVDTPIEYDLHGRDGVMIQLILHEIARAEPLPFYAPIPRDEHLAQMCREFLKAPQITSLPQEWAAKLHKSERSFSRFFGAQTGLSFSDWRQQACLLSAITHISAGKSITEVAFDLGYSSVGSFSTMFKKWLGQSPSNFIQRISG
- a CDS encoding type II toxin-antitoxin system RelE/ParE family toxin — its product is MRRWGANVAEAYANSLRVTMTDILAPQPSLGRDRSEDLYLGVFSFPVESHIIYYRKAPEGIEVLAVLHHTQDPHSHL
- a CDS encoding DMSO/selenate family reductase complex B subunit; protein product: MSKFHVYPAVSDKQLGFYIDSARCSGCKACQVSCKDKNNLDVGRKFRRVYEVTGGEFIENGTGGLVNNVFAYTLSISCNHCADPMCVKNCPTTAMHKREGDGIVMVNTDKCVGCGTCAWSCPYGAPQMNPETQQMSKCDFCIDLQLKGEQPVCVATCPLGAIQFGPIDELRKRYGELADVRGLPDSSITHPNLVIHPHQGSGRQSQDSQGEAK
- a CDS encoding DMSO/selenate family reductase complex A subunit, with the protein product MENYNDQNDEQVGLIGSLTRRRFIQGSSALMAVPFIAANAVASTPENADIIPTKTINNEGERVVSTCSSFDCGGKCDIRAHVKEGVVTRISTRPDADLDEEMPIMRACVRGRSYRKFVYHPNRLKYPMKRVGKRGEGRFERISWEEATTLIASNMQRINEQYGPASRFVSLSTGVTGGIFSGANMLRRLFNITGGFLENYHSVSNGNTMAVTPYTYGTSASGSTLDTLEETPLVILWGHNPNETIFGHSNHYFQKMKKNGTKFIVVDPRYSDTVSSLADQWIPILPTTDNAMMDAMMYVIISENRHDQAFIDKYTIGFDEHQMPDGVPENESLVAYLMGKKDGVVKTPEWAEPITKVPADTIRQLAREYASTKPAALMQGWGPQRHICGERSARGATLLATITGNVGVKGGWAAGYGMAVTPDLRKTLAGPSLFENPVKAKINITNWVQACEDKNLVTPDNGLKNAEKLDTEIKMIFSLAGNYMTNQNPDILHAAKVLEDESKVEFIVYSDLYMTPSAKYADILLPETSFLERWNVGGTWGTGNYIILSEKVIEPEFERRSDYEWLCDVAEKLGVGEKFSEGRTEKQWIEHLVNDAHQKRPEDGIPTFDELLVKRRHLLKHKPHIGHVAFEKNIHDIENHPFETPSGKIEIFSKRLYDRNDVDIPALSHYVPAIEGPEDELTSRFPLQLITWKGRNRANSTQFANPWLQEVQRQELWINPIDAKHRHITEDDRVKVYNDRGVTMVPVKITSRIMPGVVALQAGAWWQPDENGIDQGGCANVLTSARSTAMAHGNAHQTLLVEVTKA
- a CDS encoding molecular chaperone TorD family protein, which translates into the protein MIHFSHYAAAFNILGTCYLFSPNDDASHYALSFFKLDDFAAQWPCKISTPLSERISASLKIETATLHTQWTDLFIGPNTLPAPPWGSVYLDPEGVLQGCSTMALSEFLKRERLKIQTRYPEPSDHVGLMLFQAAVLASQVREAALKALLNDHLGNWLPQFSQQLNRTKQSPFYNALTELTLVTVRSLI